One window from the genome of Desulforamulus ruminis DSM 2154 encodes:
- a CDS encoding histidine kinase, whose protein sequence is MNKTDKTLKDFVDSNLYSRYSGLLSLSNISVQLVDTQGEILLEFNPSPDFCKLICQQDERRVCSDYICKLEPGKGDRFTCRHGLSNIVLPVDFNDQTVGYVVGAQVYSPESEHRKYLIDIMALAKEKNLEPEFIAKSISAIKTIEESKVDIHEQLCNHIAKNISYDFSESLQNTDTAIARLSIEKEMLEKKILDLEAKNMSLVVNPHFLFNTLNTIARIAYFEKSHTTEELIYCLSDLLRYNLKQDDELHTIGAEIDNIDKYLYIQKKRFRNRLEYEIDIADSVKPHRIPNMIIQPMVENALIHGITPKRDGGKIKIYAEKYKDDIHIFVVDNGNGFPKEVLQSLQQPENKLGIGFRSTDKRLKRYFGEDYGLKVVKSDYSGSTVKISISTKPNARR, encoded by the coding sequence ATGAATAAGACAGACAAAACATTAAAAGATTTCGTGGATTCCAATCTATATTCTCGATATAGCGGCCTTTTATCCCTGTCCAATATTTCTGTACAACTGGTGGATACCCAAGGTGAGATCCTGCTTGAGTTTAATCCGTCTCCTGATTTTTGTAAGCTGATTTGCCAGCAGGATGAAAGGCGGGTATGCTCCGACTATATTTGCAAATTAGAACCCGGTAAGGGAGACCGCTTTACCTGCCGGCATGGACTTTCCAACATTGTTTTGCCGGTGGATTTTAATGACCAAACGGTCGGCTATGTGGTGGGAGCGCAGGTTTATTCACCGGAAAGTGAGCACCGGAAGTATCTGATTGATATCATGGCTTTGGCCAAAGAGAAAAATCTGGAGCCGGAATTTATTGCTAAATCCATTTCAGCTATAAAAACCATTGAAGAAAGCAAAGTTGATATTCACGAACAACTCTGCAACCATATTGCCAAAAATATTTCCTACGATTTTTCTGAAAGCCTCCAGAATACCGATACGGCCATCGCCAGATTGTCTATTGAAAAAGAAATGCTGGAAAAAAAGATTCTGGACCTGGAAGCAAAAAATATGTCTCTGGTGGTTAATCCCCATTTCCTATTTAACACCTTGAACACCATTGCGCGTATCGCCTATTTTGAAAAATCCCATACCACCGAAGAACTTATTTACTGTCTATCGGATTTACTGCGCTATAATTTAAAGCAGGACGATGAACTGCACACCATTGGAGCCGAGATTGATAATATCGATAAATACCTTTATATTCAAAAGAAAAGATTCAGAAACCGTCTGGAATATGAAATTGATATTGCCGACTCCGTTAAACCTCACCGGATACCCAACATGATCATACAGCCTATGGTTGAGAATGCCCTTATCCATGGCATTACCCCCAAAAGGGACGGGGGCAAGATAAAGATTTATGCTGAAAAATATAAAGATGACATCCATATTTTTGTCGTAGATAATGGCAATGGCTTTCCCAAAGAAGTCTTACAAAGCCTGCAGCAGCCGGAAAACAAGCTGGGAATTGGTTTTCGCAGTACGGACAAACGGTTGAAACGGTATTTTGGAGAGGATTACGGGTTAAAAGTTGTAAAATCGGACTATAGCGGAAGTACGGTCAAGATTTCGATTTCTACCAAACCCAATGCGAGGAGATAG
- a CDS encoding ABC transporter permease: MKAFRTLLKTEIRLSLRGMDMFIFAICMPIVVVIILGAVFGNKPAFDGAEYTFLEQSFGAVSTIAICAGGVMGLSLVVSDYRSRKILKRFKVTPTSPALILAVQVVIYALYSIISLILVYATGAIFFGYQLYGSWLQFLGAYLLVMLSMFSIGLLVGGIAPNIKIASAAASLLYFPMLIFSGATLPYEVMPVALQKVADILPLTQGIKLLKAASLGLPIDSVFIPVVLMIVIAVICTTVSLRFFNWE, encoded by the coding sequence ATGAAAGCATTTAGAACCTTACTAAAAACAGAAATCAGGTTATCCCTCCGTGGGATGGACATGTTCATTTTTGCTATCTGTATGCCTATTGTTGTCGTTATTATCTTGGGAGCGGTGTTTGGAAATAAGCCTGCTTTTGACGGTGCGGAATATACCTTTTTGGAACAATCTTTCGGTGCGGTATCAACCATTGCCATTTGTGCCGGAGGTGTGATGGGGCTTTCCTTAGTTGTATCTGATTATCGAAGCAGAAAAATATTAAAGCGGTTCAAAGTCACACCTACCAGTCCTGCTCTTATCTTGGCGGTACAAGTTGTCATTTACGCACTTTATTCAATTATTTCACTTATTCTTGTCTATGCAACAGGGGCGATATTTTTCGGCTATCAGTTATACGGCTCATGGCTTCAATTCTTAGGAGCATACTTACTGGTTATGCTGTCAATGTTCAGCATTGGGCTACTGGTGGGAGGAATTGCGCCAAACATTAAAATAGCAAGTGCCGCTGCCAGCCTGCTGTATTTTCCAATGCTTATTTTTTCGGGAGCTACCCTGCCTTACGAAGTGATGCCCGTTGCACTACAAAAAGTAGCAGATATATTGCCATTGACACAAGGAATAAAACTTCTCAAAGCTGCTTCACTCGGTCTGCCAATAGATAGTGTTTTTATTCCGGTGGTTTTGATGATTGTAATTGCAGTAATATGTACTACTGTTTCTCTCCGCTTTTTTAACTGGGAATAG
- a CDS encoding ABC transporter ATP-binding protein — METTIEVKNLCKSYDHIKAVEHINISICRGEVFGLLGANGAGKSTTIECILGTKKQDRGTVSILGMNPQKERKKLFERVGVQFQEANYQDKIKVAELCEVTASLYKTSLDYGALLKQFGLSDKLKSLVSELSGGQKQRLFIVLALIPNPEVVFLDELTTGLDAKARRDVWKSLSELKAKGITILLTSHFMDEVEALCNKIMILKKGESIFYGTVQEAIATSPYEKFEDAYLWYTDEEVENESI; from the coding sequence ATGGAAACAACGATTGAAGTAAAAAACCTATGCAAGTCTTATGATCACATCAAAGCCGTGGAGCATATCAATATCTCCATTTGCCGTGGAGAAGTATTTGGCTTGCTGGGTGCAAATGGCGCGGGTAAAAGTACAACAATTGAATGTATTTTGGGAACAAAAAAGCAAGATCGTGGAACCGTATCCATTTTAGGAATGAATCCGCAGAAAGAGCGAAAAAAGTTGTTTGAGAGAGTTGGTGTTCAATTTCAGGAAGCGAACTATCAGGACAAAATAAAGGTAGCTGAACTTTGTGAGGTCACAGCTTCGCTTTACAAAACTTCTCTGGATTATGGCGCTCTTCTAAAACAATTCGGACTTTCTGACAAGCTGAAAAGCCTGGTCAGTGAGCTTTCGGGAGGTCAGAAGCAGCGACTTTTTATCGTGCTGGCACTAATTCCAAATCCCGAGGTCGTATTTTTGGACGAGCTAACCACCGGTTTGGATGCTAAAGCACGACGGGATGTGTGGAAAAGCCTTTCCGAATTAAAAGCGAAAGGAATTACGATTTTATTAACCTCTCATTTCATGGACGAGGTAGAAGCTCTTTGTAACAAAATCATGATTTTGAAAAAGGGAGAAAGTATTTTTTACGGGACAGTACAAGAAGCAATCGCTACCAGTCCTTATGAAAAATTTGAGGACGCATATCTTTGGTACACAGACGAGGAGGTAGAAAATGAAAGCATTTAG
- a CDS encoding MerR family transcriptional regulator → MNTYKTSEIAHSIGIHPNTVRLYEELELIPKPERKENGYRVFTDFHMEQIKFARTALKVEVLQNGLRKQAITIIKTSALGNFGKAICLTEYYLQQIRNEQRNAEEAIAITEKLLSGNSQETGTTFLTRKEATDYLQISIDALRNWEMNGLLTVKRKQNGYRVYGDEDIRRLKIIRSLRCANYSLSAILRMLNTLSRNPEADIRQVIDNPERNDDIISVCDKLLTSLHCAEQNAKVMLAHLAKMKKQFQENSTL, encoded by the coding sequence ATGAACACTTACAAGACATCCGAAATTGCACATAGCATTGGAATCCATCCCAATACCGTGCGGCTTTATGAAGAACTTGAACTGATTCCCAAACCGGAGCGTAAAGAAAATGGCTATCGTGTTTTTACAGATTTTCATATGGAGCAGATTAAATTTGCGAGAACTGCTCTAAAGGTTGAAGTCCTGCAAAATGGCCTGAGGAAGCAAGCAATTACTATTATTAAAACTTCCGCGCTTGGGAATTTTGGCAAGGCAATTTGCTTGACGGAATATTATCTGCAACAGATTAGAAATGAGCAAAGAAATGCCGAAGAGGCCATAGCGATTACTGAAAAGCTGTTATCAGGTAACAGCCAGGAAACAGGCACTACATTTTTAACCAGAAAAGAAGCGACCGATTATTTACAAATCTCAATAGACGCTTTAAGAAATTGGGAAATGAACGGATTACTTACTGTAAAGAGAAAACAAAATGGATATCGCGTTTATGGTGACGAAGATATTCGGCGGTTGAAAATCATACGTTCCCTGCGTTGTGCCAATTACTCTCTTTCAGCAATTTTGCGAATGCTGAATACCCTATCTCGAAATCCCGAAGCGGACATTCGGCAGGTAATTGACAATCCAGAGAGAAATGACGATATTATTTCCGTATGCGATAAGCTACTCACATCATTGCATTGCGCTGAACAAAACGCAAAAGTTATGCTTGCTCATCTTGCAAAAATGAAAAAACAATTTCAGGAAAACTCTACACTTTAA
- the eutM gene encoding ethanolamine utilization microcompartment protein EutM — translation MSKSEALGLIETKGLVGAIEAADAMVKAANVHLIGREFVGGGLVTVMVRGDVGAVKAATDAGAAAAQRVGELISVHVIPRPHGDVELMLPAVKTQA, via the coding sequence ATGAGTAAATCGGAAGCTTTAGGATTAATTGAAACCAAAGGTTTAGTAGGAGCCATTGAAGCGGCAGACGCCATGGTTAAAGCCGCCAATGTTCATCTGATTGGCCGCGAATTCGTCGGCGGCGGACTGGTAACCGTTATGGTAAGAGGCGATGTTGGCGCCGTAAAAGCAGCAACCGATGCCGGTGCTGCCGCAGCTCAGCGAGTTGGCGAGCTGATCTCCGTTCATGTTATTCCCCGTCCCCATGGCGACGTGGAACTGATGCTTCCCGCAGTTAAGACTCAAGCCTAA
- a CDS encoding phosphate propanoyltransferase, with amino-acid sequence MGKYDALAALLLEAIKEGGYLEKEVDYSIPVGISNRHIHLSQADLETLFGAGYQLTKVKELSQPMQYACKETLTIAGPKGAIEKVRILGPVRSESQVEILQGDCFKLGVTAPVRLSGDLQGTPGVTLIGPKGSVILAKGLLIAQRHIHMTLEDAKHFGVTDGEQVTIKIDGLRGGTYSNVVIRANNTSALEFHIDTEEANAMHLASTSRITIAK; translated from the coding sequence GTGGGAAAGTATGACGCTTTAGCAGCACTTCTGCTGGAAGCAATCAAAGAAGGGGGGTATTTGGAAAAAGAGGTCGATTACTCCATACCCGTAGGGATATCGAACCGCCATATCCATCTTTCCCAGGCAGATTTGGAAACCTTGTTTGGCGCCGGATACCAACTAACAAAAGTCAAGGAACTTTCTCAGCCCATGCAGTACGCTTGTAAGGAAACCCTGACCATTGCCGGGCCGAAAGGAGCCATTGAAAAGGTTCGCATCCTCGGGCCGGTGCGCAGCGAATCCCAGGTGGAAATACTCCAGGGAGACTGCTTTAAACTGGGCGTAACCGCCCCGGTGAGGTTGTCCGGAGACCTGCAGGGAACGCCGGGAGTTACCCTCATTGGTCCCAAAGGAAGCGTGATTCTTGCTAAAGGCCTTTTGATCGCCCAGCGTCATATTCACATGACCCTGGAAGATGCAAAACATTTTGGCGTAACCGATGGGGAACAGGTGACCATTAAGATAGACGGACTTCGGGGAGGAACCTACTCGAATGTCGTTATCAGAGCCAACAACACCTCGGCTCTTGAATTTCATATCGACACGGAAGAAGCGAATGCCATGCATCTCGCCTCAACCTCAAGGATAACCATTGCAAAATAA
- a CDS encoding acetaldehyde dehydrogenase (acetylating) — MQNFDYDLQSLQETRNLARQAKLAQTELAKFNSEQIDKIICNMVKAAEENAVSLAKLAVEETGFGKVEDKTFKNQFASTELYKFIKPMQTIGVIKDDPVNKIVEIAEPVGLLMGIIPSTNPTSTVIYKSIIAMKTRNGIVFSPHPSALKCTLQAARLMNDAAVAAGAPANIIGCISKPTKVATDELMKCDEVAMIIATGGSAMVKAAYSAGKPALGVGPGNVPSYIERTANVAKAVKNIITSKTFDYGTICASEQAVIVEECMRDQVMEEFKRQGGYFMTPEETNRVAKKLFVRGHAMNAKLVGRSPAVIAESAGITIPPGTKVLLGEQQGVGEGYPLSYEKLTTVLAFYTVKNWEEACDLCIKLLNNGGVGHSLSIHTENPEMAMKFAEKPVFRILVNTPSTHGGVGVSTGLAPAFTLGCGTWGGSATSDNVTPMHLINKKRVAYGIKECAENAATTSYSACSAESGISEDQLMNVVNEVISLLKKRGDH, encoded by the coding sequence TTGCAAAACTTTGATTATGATTTACAATCCCTGCAGGAAACCAGAAATCTTGCCCGTCAGGCCAAACTGGCACAAACTGAACTGGCCAAATTTAATTCCGAGCAGATTGATAAAATCATCTGCAATATGGTGAAAGCCGCGGAGGAAAATGCGGTTTCCCTGGCCAAACTGGCGGTGGAAGAAACGGGATTTGGTAAAGTGGAAGATAAAACTTTCAAAAATCAGTTTGCTTCCACAGAACTGTACAAATTTATCAAACCTATGCAAACCATTGGCGTCATCAAAGACGATCCGGTCAATAAAATCGTAGAGATTGCCGAGCCGGTAGGATTGCTCATGGGGATTATTCCCTCAACCAATCCCACCTCTACGGTGATCTACAAATCCATTATTGCCATGAAAACCCGGAACGGGATTGTGTTCTCACCGCATCCTTCGGCGCTGAAATGCACCCTGCAGGCCGCCAGACTGATGAATGACGCCGCAGTGGCTGCCGGCGCTCCGGCCAATATTATCGGATGCATTTCCAAGCCCACCAAGGTTGCCACGGATGAATTGATGAAATGCGATGAAGTGGCCATGATTATTGCCACCGGCGGCTCCGCCATGGTAAAGGCCGCCTACAGCGCCGGGAAACCGGCTCTGGGCGTAGGACCGGGCAACGTTCCGTCCTATATCGAGAGAACCGCTAATGTGGCCAAGGCAGTCAAGAATATTATCACCAGCAAAACCTTTGACTATGGAACCATCTGCGCCTCCGAGCAGGCGGTGATTGTTGAAGAATGCATGCGGGATCAGGTGATGGAAGAGTTCAAACGCCAGGGCGGATACTTCATGACCCCCGAGGAAACCAACCGGGTTGCTAAAAAATTGTTTGTCCGCGGCCACGCCATGAACGCCAAATTGGTTGGCAGATCCCCGGCCGTCATTGCAGAAAGCGCCGGTATAACCATTCCGCCGGGAACTAAAGTTCTGCTGGGTGAACAACAGGGTGTGGGCGAAGGATATCCCCTTTCTTACGAAAAGTTGACCACCGTATTGGCCTTTTATACCGTAAAGAATTGGGAAGAAGCGTGTGATTTGTGTATTAAACTTCTAAATAACGGCGGCGTAGGCCACAGCCTTTCCATTCATACGGAAAATCCTGAAATGGCCATGAAATTCGCTGAAAAACCGGTGTTCAGGATCTTGGTCAACACTCCCTCCACCCATGGCGGCGTGGGCGTAAGCACCGGACTTGCCCCGGCCTTTACACTGGGATGCGGTACCTGGGGGGGAAGCGCAACCTCCGATAATGTAACCCCCATGCATCTGATCAATAAAAAGCGTGTAGCCTATGGTATTAAAGAGTGCGCCGAAAATGCAGCAACCACCTCCTATTCAGCTTGCTCCGCAGAGAGCGGCATCAGTGAAGATCAGCTTATGAATGTTGTCAATGAAGTTATTTCGCTACTGAAAAAAAGAGGTGATCACTAA
- a CDS encoding BMC domain-containing protein encodes MQALGLIETRGLLPAIECADVMVKTAQVELVERTLVGGGLVTIIVTGDVGAVKAAVEAGVAAVEKIDPSSLVSQHVIPRPHPDMESLVTVSANPVGPPPSSVAPEQDRTAASREPEAAITTENAPSEPMTLKHYHKEEVDAFVQTYGLEKSVNALKLLPVVKLRQLAREYKKLNLAGRAISKANKDLLIEKLTEYYRRETNK; translated from the coding sequence ATGCAGGCTCTTGGCTTAATTGAAACACGAGGACTCCTTCCGGCCATTGAATGTGCCGACGTCATGGTCAAAACGGCCCAGGTGGAGCTGGTGGAGAGAACCCTGGTGGGCGGCGGCTTGGTAACCATTATCGTAACCGGTGACGTGGGAGCGGTTAAAGCCGCGGTGGAAGCCGGCGTGGCAGCGGTTGAAAAGATTGATCCTTCCTCCCTGGTTTCTCAACACGTCATTCCCAGACCGCATCCAGATATGGAAAGCCTGGTAACTGTAAGCGCAAATCCCGTCGGCCCTCCGCCAAGTTCCGTGGCGCCGGAGCAGGATAGGACAGCGGCATCGAGAGAACCGGAAGCAGCCATTACAACAGAAAATGCTCCCTCTGAGCCAATGACGCTGAAGCACTACCATAAAGAGGAGGTTGATGCTTTCGTACAGACCTATGGACTTGAAAAAAGTGTTAACGCCTTAAAATTACTCCCTGTAGTAAAACTTCGCCAATTGGCAAGAGAATACAAAAAACTTAACCTGGCAGGCAGAGCCATATCCAAGGCCAATAAAGACTTACTGATTGAAAAACTGACGGAGTATTACCGGAGGGAAACGAACAAGTAA
- a CDS encoding cupin domain-containing protein → MKKLVCAEEVKAAAEKGQKTFCVDCHTLITPSARDLARELGVEFAAGSSAAGTSAGKDCGLPKRGQKDIDPEMIYQVVKAVLASKLLAGAAAPSSGKPFRADYDPKSGLKIVRGRTANYEPFDTGDSSTQVAYCEVVGKEDSRMSAGFLTIEKSSFEWELCYEEIDIVLEGSLSITINGETYQAHQGDVLFVPKGSKVTWSSPEYVKLFYVTYPANWADLMAQQ, encoded by the coding sequence TTGAAAAAACTTGTTTGTGCAGAGGAGGTAAAAGCAGCGGCAGAAAAAGGTCAAAAAACATTCTGCGTAGACTGCCATACCTTGATTACACCGTCAGCCAGGGATTTAGCCAGAGAACTGGGTGTGGAATTTGCAGCAGGTTCATCTGCTGCAGGAACTTCCGCCGGTAAAGATTGCGGCCTGCCGAAGAGAGGCCAAAAGGACATTGACCCGGAGATGATCTATCAGGTTGTCAAAGCGGTATTGGCCAGCAAACTCCTGGCCGGTGCTGCCGCCCCGTCATCCGGAAAGCCCTTCCGTGCAGATTATGATCCCAAAAGCGGATTGAAAATTGTGCGCGGCAGGACTGCGAACTATGAACCCTTTGACACGGGTGATTCCAGCACCCAGGTGGCTTATTGCGAAGTGGTGGGCAAAGAGGATTCCCGCATGAGCGCAGGCTTTTTGACCATTGAAAAATCCAGCTTTGAGTGGGAACTGTGCTATGAGGAGATTGATATTGTTCTCGAGGGAAGCCTGTCTATCACCATCAATGGTGAGACCTATCAAGCTCACCAGGGAGATGTCCTCTTTGTACCCAAGGGTTCCAAAGTAACCTGGAGTTCCCCTGAGTATGTCAAACTTTTTTACGTAACTTATCCGGCAAACTGGGCTGATCTTATGGCACAACAATAG
- a CDS encoding BMC domain-containing protein codes for MYNAIGMIELTSIAKGIYATDLMLKTAYVEVVSATPVCPGKYIAIVQGDVAAVESSINVGVATAGEYLVDSFILPNVHPAVFPAITATTMPDGTGALGIMESFSLASMIIAADAALKAADVQALELRLGSGVGGKAYFTFTGDVAAVEAGIEAGKALVAEKGLLVDLEVIASPASKLWTTLF; via the coding sequence ATGTATAACGCGATTGGTATGATTGAACTTACGAGTATTGCCAAAGGAATTTATGCCACAGACTTGATGCTGAAAACCGCCTACGTGGAAGTGGTCAGCGCAACGCCTGTCTGTCCGGGAAAATATATCGCCATCGTCCAGGGAGACGTTGCCGCCGTGGAAAGCTCCATCAACGTGGGCGTAGCAACAGCGGGAGAATACCTGGTAGACAGTTTTATCCTTCCCAATGTCCACCCGGCGGTTTTCCCGGCCATTACGGCCACCACCATGCCCGATGGAACCGGAGCCCTGGGGATCATGGAATCCTTTTCCCTGGCCTCCATGATTATTGCAGCCGATGCGGCCCTCAAAGCAGCGGACGTACAAGCTCTGGAACTGCGTCTGGGCAGTGGGGTGGGGGGCAAAGCCTACTTCACCTTTACCGGGGATGTTGCCGCCGTGGAAGCAGGGATTGAAGCCGGGAAAGCCCTGGTGGCGGAAAAAGGACTGCTGGTTGATCTGGAGGTCATTGCCTCTCCGGCCAGCAAATTGTGGACAACCTTGTTCTAA
- a CDS encoding 4Fe-4S dicluster domain-containing protein has translation MDLLNMIKEAGIIGAGGAGFPTHAKLTSKAEYILLNGAECEPLLRVDQQLMELFPDEIIRGLEAAGRTIEARKAIIGIKGKHKEVIVLLRERITALGLADYMEVMELRDIYPAGDEQVLVHELTQRIVPEASIPLKVGCVVINAETALNIARAMAGKPVTETYITLAGDIPRRLTVKVPVGVAIRDVIEQCGVENVDDYAVIDGGPMMGSLMNNLDGHVTKKSKGYLLLKKDHFLIRKKSVSIHRARVIGRTACEQCRMCTDLCPRYLLGHNMQPHKVMRALSYNLDLEGIQFAQLCCECNACELFACPANLHPKSVNILYKQKLAEQGLRYQPTQMEFQPRTAREYRLIPSKRLIAKIGLTDFDQPAPMTEVEFRPQILRIALRQHIGAPAVPVVAPGEQVKAGQLIGKIPDNSLGAAVHASCDGTVIENTDHSIVIKVGSYV, from the coding sequence TTGGATCTGCTGAACATGATCAAAGAGGCAGGGATTATCGGGGCGGGAGGCGCTGGATTTCCAACCCACGCCAAGCTAACTTCCAAAGCCGAGTATATATTGTTAAACGGAGCTGAATGCGAGCCCCTGCTGAGAGTGGATCAGCAATTAATGGAGCTGTTTCCGGATGAAATCATCCGGGGGCTGGAAGCGGCGGGAAGAACCATTGAAGCCCGCAAAGCCATCATTGGGATCAAAGGGAAACACAAAGAAGTGATTGTCCTGCTGCGGGAAAGAATTACGGCTTTAGGGCTGGCAGATTATATGGAAGTCATGGAACTCCGGGATATCTATCCCGCCGGTGACGAACAGGTTCTGGTCCATGAACTGACCCAAAGAATTGTTCCGGAGGCATCCATCCCCTTGAAAGTGGGCTGTGTGGTGATCAATGCGGAAACGGCATTGAATATCGCCCGGGCCATGGCCGGGAAGCCGGTCACCGAGACCTATATCACCCTTGCCGGAGATATTCCCCGCCGCCTGACGGTTAAAGTACCGGTAGGCGTAGCCATCCGGGATGTCATCGAACAATGCGGAGTAGAGAATGTAGATGATTATGCCGTGATCGACGGCGGCCCCATGATGGGCTCGCTCATGAACAATCTGGACGGGCATGTCACCAAAAAAAGCAAGGGCTACCTGTTGTTGAAAAAAGATCACTTTCTCATTCGCAAGAAATCCGTCAGCATCCACCGGGCCAGAGTCATCGGCAGAACCGCCTGTGAGCAATGCCGCATGTGCACCGACCTGTGTCCCCGTTATCTCCTGGGGCACAATATGCAGCCCCATAAGGTGATGCGTGCTTTAAGCTATAATTTGGACCTGGAGGGAATACAGTTCGCCCAATTATGCTGTGAATGCAATGCCTGTGAATTATTCGCCTGTCCGGCGAACCTCCATCCTAAATCGGTCAATATTCTTTATAAGCAAAAGTTAGCGGAACAAGGGCTGCGCTATCAGCCCACACAGATGGAGTTCCAGCCGCGGACAGCCAGAGAATATCGCCTGATTCCCAGCAAACGCCTGATCGCCAAAATCGGCTTAACGGATTTCGATCAGCCGGCGCCCATGACCGAGGTTGAATTCCGGCCGCAAATCCTTCGTATTGCTTTGCGGCAGCACATCGGGGCCCCGGCAGTACCGGTTGTGGCTCCGGGCGAACAGGTAAAAGCCGGACAACTGATTGGAAAAATTCCGGACAACAGTCTCGGCGCGGCGGTTCACGCCAGCTGCGATGGGACGGTTATCGAAAACACGGATCATTCTATTGTGATAAAGGTGGGTTCATATGTATAA
- a CDS encoding EutN/CcmL family microcompartment protein: MIAAKVIDNIWATRKAESLIGLKFMLVEVLGGIDAGRLMIAADTIGAGIGERVVVCTGSSARKMMNQDDVPIDAAIVGIIDEDCTF; the protein is encoded by the coding sequence ATGATCGCCGCCAAAGTGATTGATAATATCTGGGCCACCAGAAAAGCCGAGTCACTGATAGGGCTGAAATTCATGCTGGTGGAAGTCCTCGGCGGCATTGACGCCGGCCGCCTTATGATTGCCGCCGATACCATCGGCGCCGGCATTGGTGAACGGGTGGTTGTCTGTACCGGCAGCTCGGCCCGTAAAATGATGAACCAGGACGATGTGCCCATTGATGCCGCCATTGTGGGAATCATTGATGAAGACTGTACCTTTTAA
- a CDS encoding BMC domain-containing protein, whose translation MEYRMIKSPSQGTLDILFRRKGSAATTSIGNYDAVGLVQGRLIDMVFAADIAEKAAGVVVEDIKGHCPQNLIMIAIFGDTASVEAAMQEIQDKLKAVKKGEGS comes from the coding sequence ATGGAGTATCGCATGATCAAATCCCCTTCCCAGGGGACCTTGGATATTCTTTTTCGGCGAAAGGGCTCTGCCGCAACCACCTCCATCGGGAATTATGACGCGGTGGGTTTGGTCCAGGGACGGTTAATTGACATGGTTTTTGCGGCGGATATCGCAGAAAAGGCGGCCGGAGTGGTTGTGGAAGACATTAAAGGCCATTGCCCCCAGAATCTGATTATGATCGCCATCTTTGGCGATACCGCGTCGGTGGAAGCGGCCATGCAAGAAATACAGGATAAGTTAAAAGCAGTTAAAAAGGGGGAAGGCTCATGA
- the eutJ gene encoding ethanolamine utilization protein EutJ: protein MKTLNSAFLYCDQLVGDFEQVIQKPVLNQSSVYYTGIDLGTAYIVLAVLDEHYRPVAGAYRFASVVKDGMVVDYIGAIRIVKELKQELEEKLGTELIYAAAALPPGTFTLDSGAIKHVVQGAGFEITGLLDEPTAANAVLKIKDGAIVDIGGGTTGIAILKDGEVIYVADEPTGGTHFSLVIAGAYKMSFDQADQYKRDFKNHRELVPVLRPVIEKVSSIINRHIGQYSVKEIYLVGGTCCLDGIEEMIAKQTSLPTYKPQNPMFVTPLGIALNCTQEIL from the coding sequence ATGAAAACCCTGAATTCGGCTTTTCTATACTGTGATCAACTGGTTGGTGATTTTGAACAAGTCATCCAAAAACCCGTATTGAATCAATCCTCCGTTTATTATACCGGCATTGACCTGGGAACCGCCTATATTGTACTGGCTGTCCTTGATGAGCATTACCGGCCGGTGGCCGGCGCCTATCGTTTTGCCAGCGTGGTGAAAGACGGCATGGTGGTGGATTATATCGGCGCCATTCGCATTGTCAAAGAACTAAAGCAAGAACTTGAAGAGAAGCTGGGCACAGAGCTGATCTATGCCGCAGCGGCCCTTCCCCCGGGAACCTTTACCCTGGATTCGGGAGCCATTAAACATGTGGTACAGGGGGCGGGCTTCGAAATTACCGGTCTGTTGGATGAACCCACGGCGGCCAATGCCGTGTTAAAGATTAAAGACGGCGCCATTGTGGATATTGGCGGCGGTACCACCGGGATTGCCATCCTGAAAGACGGCGAAGTCATTTATGTGGCCGATGAACCCACCGGCGGCACGCACTTTTCTCTGGTCATTGCCGGTGCTTACAAAATGAGTTTTGACCAGGCGGATCAATATAAGCGGGATTTTAAGAACCATCGGGAGTTGGTTCCCGTATTACGACCGGTGATTGAAAAGGTTTCGTCCATTATCAATCGCCATATCGGCCAATACTCGGTAAAAGAAATCTATCTGGTGGGTGGAACCTGTTGTTTGGACGGAATCGAAGAGATGATCGCCAAACAAACCAGCCTTCCCACTTATAAACCGCAAAACCCCATGTTTGTAACCCCTTTGGGGATTGCGCTGAACTGCACCCAGGAAATCCTTTGA